In Drosophila subpulchrella strain 33 F10 #4 breed RU33 chromosome 3R, RU_Dsub_v1.1 Primary Assembly, whole genome shotgun sequence, the following are encoded in one genomic region:
- the LOC119550666 gene encoding uncharacterized protein LOC119550666 — protein MSPNSKLEKPVNPNEHLHIPKWVNEDYFLPILQKDVETFDKVLSFTPVAATAPGENYTSIMIRVIVDILLQDGSEQKVSYILKTMLEADSGADVVNGMGLFPKERKMYEVHIPQFVKLYKEAGLEIELAPKCLHVDATAELITLVFEDLSRQHFKNFDRLKGFDLPHMRHVLRKLAELHAASVVARELNGPYDPLYSLSMYNEQSRELFEALGEMRQAMFLKAMQQWDLENVEKYIAQMWSPLEVFEEALHINKVDETEFNVLNHGDCWSNNIMFNYKDNGEIDRTIFVDLQIGKWGSPAQDLWYLITTSASLDIKVKEFDHFIQIYHERLAECLKLLNYSKTIPSLRDLHIMMLKYGFWGPLTAMGVMVATFLPTDKDANIKMMMAPGPEADAIRYRTFINPFYARAMTQLLPFFQNKGLLKSA, from the exons ATGTCGCCGAACAGCAAATTAGAAAAACCAGTCAATCCCAACGAGCACCTGCATATACCAAAGTGGGTGAACGAGGACTATTTCCTGCCAATTCTTCAGAAGGATGTGGAAACCTTTGACAAGGTTTTGAGCTTTACACCCGTTGCGGCCACCGCACCTGGCGAGAACTATACCTCCATTATGATCCGGGTCATCGTGGACATTTTGCTACAGG atgGCAGCGAGCAGAAAGTCTcgtatattttaaaaaccatgCTGGAGGCGGACAGCGGAGCAGATGTGGTTAATGGCATGGGATTGTTCCCCAAGGAAAGGAAAATGTACGAGGTGCACATACCGCAGTTTGTAAAGCTCTACAAGGAGGCCGGCCTGGAAATTGAGTTGGCACCCAAGTGCCTCCACGTCGACGCCACCGCCGAATTGATCACCCTAGTTTTCGAGGATCTGAGCCGGCAGCACTTCAAGAACTTCGATCGACTAAAGGGATTTGACCTGCCGCACATGCGTCATGTGCTCCGGAAATTGGCCGAACTCCATGCCGCCTCAGTGGTCGCCAGGGAATTAAATGGGCCCTACGATCCCCTGTACTCCCTGTCCATGTACAACGAACAGAGTCGTGAACTTTTTGAGGCTCTGGGAGAGATGCGACAGGCGATGTTCCTCAAGGCGATGCAACAGTGGGACCTCGAGAATGTCGAAAAATACATCGCGCAAATGTGGAGCCCCCTTGAAGTGTTCGAAGAAGCCCTGCATATCAACAAGGTCGATGAGACCGAATTTAATGTGCTGAACCACGGCGACTGCTGGTCCAACAACATCATGTTCAATTACAAAGACAACGGTGAGATCGATAGAACCATATTTGTGGACCTGCAGATAGGCAAGTGGGGCAGTCCGGCCCAGGATCTTTGGTACCTGATCACAACATCTGCATCGCTGGATATCAAGGTCAAGGAATTCGATCACTTTATTCAGATCTATCACGAGCGTTTGGCAGAATGCCTTAAACTTCTGAACTACTCCAAAACCATTCCCTCTCTCAGGGATCTGCACATTATGATGCTGAAATACGGATTCTGGG gACCCCTAACCGCTATGGGTGTGATGGTGGCGACATTTTTGCCCACTGACAAGGACGCCAACATAAAGATGATGATGGCCCCAGGACCCGAGGCCGATGCCATCCGTTACAGGACCTTTATAAATCCCTTTTATGCTAGGGCCATGACGCAGCTTCTGCCGTTTTTCCAAAATAAAGGACTTTTGAAGTCGGCTTAG
- the LOC119559165 gene encoding uncharacterized protein LOC119559165, protein MKVPKTPDWVSTLSLNQAVQTILGDGDHILTVVPSVHLIQFRNCTVLLPIRVKVQSPDFTIKKLSFVLKAPHGSDFQARLMSQLKLFLREQHVYHNVLPKLEQLYREVGKEITFGPRAFKLDHSIGVQYILLEDLKTQGYRNVVRQEGFNEECLKQVLKKLAQLHAASVVYVEKHGAFSNLLTKGVYTMGNRSVLREINDPDIFLSQLRRWRMGDHFHKRFVEKEQDLVDRLLELHVPDPKQFNVLNHCDCWVNNVMLKFDDIGQVVETALLDFQVVKYGSPAIDLYYTILSSAEKDIKLNQFDELVQYYFYHLLDNLKVLSCQGTLPQLQDIRDSLSRNGLAAYVVVTRALPIAMMSQFEDEVNERYASKMKCAMFTNRKYIQAMKEILPWMEERFLLN, encoded by the exons ATGAAAGTACCGAAAACTCCCGATTGGGTCTCTACGCTGTCCCTGAATCAGGCGGTCCAGACCATCCTTGGGGATGGTGATCACATCCTGACGGTAGTTCCGAGCGTCCACCTCATCCAGTTCCGTAACTGCACGGTCCTTCTTCCCATCCGGGTGAAGGTCCAGTCACCAGACTTCACGATAAAGAAGTTATCCTTCGTGCTGAAGGCCCCACACGGCAGTGACTTCCAGGCCAGGTTGATGAGTCAGCTGAAGCTGTTCCTTCGGGAACAACATGTCTACCACAATGTCCTACCCAAGTTGGAGCAGCTGTACAGGGAGGTGGGCAAGGAGATAACCTTTGGCCCAAGGGCTTTCAAGCTGGACCACAGcatcggtgttcagtacattCTACTGGAGGATCTCAAGACCCAGGGATATAGAAATGTTGTGCGGCAAGAGGGGTTCAATGAAGAGTGCCTGAAGCAAGTGCTCAAGAAGCTGGCCCAACTCCATGCCGCCTCCGTCGTGTATGTGGAAAAACATGGGGCTTTCAGCAACCTTCTGACCAAAGGAGTCTATACTATGGGCAATCGATCCGTTCTCCGGGAGATAAACGATCCGGACATCTTTCTTTCGCAGCTGCGACGATGGCGCATGGGCGACCATTTCCACAAGCGATTCGTGGAGAAGGAGCAAGATCTCGTAGATAGGTTATTGGAGCTTCACGTCCCCGATCCCAAACAATTCAATGTCTTAAATCACTGCGACTGCTGGGTGAATAATGTAATGCTTAAGTTTGACGATATCGGTCAAGTGGTGGAAACCGCCCTGCTCGATTTCCAGGTGGTAAAATACGGATCTCCG gcTATTGATCTTTACTACACCATCCTGTCATCCGCCGAGAAGGATATTAAGTTAAACCAGTTCGATGAATTGGTACAGTATTACTTCTATCATTTGCTGGATAATCTCAAAGTTCTGAGCTGCCAAGGCACTTTGCCGCAACTACAGGATATTCGCGATTCCCTCAGTAGGAACGGGCTGGCAG CCTATGTGGTGGTGACTCGCGCTCTACCCATTGCGATGATGAGTCAGTTTGAGGACGAGGTCAACGAACGATATGCCTCCAAAATGAAGTGTGCCATGTTCACCAACCGAAAATACATCCAGGCGATGAAGGAAATTCTGCCCTGGATGGAGGAACGATTCCTGCTCAATTAG
- the LOC119558156 gene encoding uncharacterized protein LOC119558156 — translation MTEATKSNGSLEVPAENLPKWLPNITLEKAVQAQIGDFAKIISVTPIKGSSEGENYSSQFLRLLVEVELIDHSTKSLSFVLKAQHDNEVMAAILARLKLFHKEELMYHSILPKFEKLYADIGKPIQFAPQAFKVDRDLGVDYILLEDLHRKNFKNANRLTGLDLDHMQKVLEKLAAFHAASACYVEHHGLFGEEFTVGVFSEANRQLLQEFNASGAFLAQLKKWKNAQKIYEKLADSDDYLVDRLLQDQQYNAREFNVLNHGDCWANNIMFQHDAFGTIKETLFVDFQVGKYGSPANDLYYLILSSAAPELKTAKFDYLVRYYFDNLIENLKLLQYHRPLPKLKNLHAALFRNGLAAYMVVSKVLPVVMLDKTNNANLESYMSDESKMKNAMFTNPKYVQVMTEVLPWLDNRGLLDWK, via the exons ATGACTGAGGCTACTAAATCGAATGGATCCCTTGAGGTGCCAGCCGAAAACCTGCCAAAATGGTTGCCAAACATCACCCTAGAAAAGGCTGTTCAGGCCCAGATAGGGGACTTTGCGAAGATCATATCGGTTACCCCCATAAAGGGCAGCAGCGAGGGTGAGAACTATTCATCCCAGTTCCTGCGACTGCTGGTTGAAGTGGAACTCATAG ATCACAGTACCAAGAGCCTTTCCTTTGTCCTGAAGGCCCAGCATGATAATGAGGTTATGGCCGCCATTCTGGCCAGGTTGAAGCTCTTCCACAAAGAGGAACTTATGTACCACAGCATTCTGCCCAAGTTCGAGAAGCTCTATGCGGATATTGGCAAGCCGATTCAGTTTGCTCCTCAGGCATTCAAGGTGGATCGTGACCTTGGAGTGGACTATATTCTGCTGGAGGATTTGCACCGCAAGAACTTCAAGAACGCCAATCGCCTGACCGGCCTGGACCTAGATCACATGCAGAAGGTCCTTGAGAAACTAGCCGCCTTCCATGCGGCATCCGCCTGCTATGTGGAGCACCACGGACTCTTTGGGGAGGAGTTCACGGTGGGAGTGTTCAGTGAGGCCAACCGCCAGCTGCTGCAGGAGTTCAATGCCTCCGGTGCCTTTTTGGCCCAGCTCAAGAAGTGGAAGAATGCCCAGAAGATCTACGAGAAGTTG GCTGATAGCGACGACTATTTGGTAGATCGCCTGCTGCAGGATCAGCAGTACAATGCCAGGGAATTCAATGTGCTCAACCATGGAGACTGTTGGGCCAATAACATAATGTTCCAGCACGATGCCTTTGGAACCATTAAGGAGACCCTGTTCGTGGACTTCCAAGTGGGAAAGTACGGAAGTCCA GCCAATGATCTGTACTACCTGATCTTGTCTTCGGCTGCCCCCGAACTGAAGACCGCCAAGTTCGACTACTTGGTGCGCTACTATTTCGATAATCTGATCGAGAATCTGAAGCTGCTGCAATACCACCGACCACTGCCCAAGTTGAAGAACCTGCATGCAGCCCTTTTCCGCAACGGATTGGCTG CTTATATGGTGGTGTCCAAGGTGCTGCCCGTTGTCATGCTGGACAAGACCAACAACGCCAATCTGGAGAGCTACATGAGCGACGAGTCCAAAATGAAGAACGCCATGTTCACCAACCCGAAATATGTCCAGGTGATGACGGAGGTGCTGCCATGGTTGGACAACCGCGGGTTGCTCGACTGGAAGTGA